In Candidatus Pelagibacter sp. RS39, the following proteins share a genomic window:
- the trpE gene encoding anthranilate synthase component I → MNINRSFKDFKFRHRSNKNQIIYTSKKIKGDEEISNLIDNFLSEKNSFIFESVEKGKIKGRYTIFGKNPDKIWEFKNNNSYLIQNKKKVKLKDKPENLIEKIIEEFKFETPKSLPKICSLISGYFSYDSIRYIEKIPNNCKDDLSIPDVRLLRPRILIIHDNLKKEIFYIRNIYKDEKIIDYQKKYDEVKSDLFRLLIQSSIKNIDNRTQLKSNNIKVKSNTSKNRFLQMVNKAKEYIKLGDIFQVVLSQRFEAKLTKKPIDIYKKLRVTNPSPFMFFFNFNDFQIIGASPEILVRLRDNKITVRPIAGTRPRGKTLSEDRFYEKDLLQDKKELSEHLMLLDLGRNDAGKVSKINTVKVTESFIIEKYSHVMHIVSNVIGVYDKKFSKFKSLLAGFPAGTVSGAPKIRAMEIIDELETTKRKVYAGGIGYFSANGEFDTCIALRTAVAKKDKFYVQAGAGIVADSKPLKEYEETVNKAKALINALK, encoded by the coding sequence ATGAACATAAATCGAAGCTTCAAAGATTTTAAGTTTCGACATAGAAGCAATAAAAATCAGATTATATATACTTCAAAAAAAATCAAAGGTGATGAAGAGATCTCGAATTTAATAGATAATTTTTTAAGTGAAAAAAATAGCTTTATATTTGAGTCAGTAGAAAAAGGTAAAATCAAAGGAAGATACACTATATTTGGAAAAAATCCTGATAAGATATGGGAATTTAAGAATAATAATTCTTATTTGATTCAAAATAAAAAAAAAGTCAAACTTAAAGATAAACCAGAAAATTTAATCGAAAAAATTATTGAGGAATTTAAATTTGAAACACCTAAAAGTTTACCAAAAATTTGTTCTTTAATTTCGGGATATTTTTCTTATGACTCTATAAGATATATCGAGAAAATTCCGAACAATTGTAAGGATGATCTTAGTATACCTGATGTAAGACTTCTAAGACCAAGAATACTTATAATTCATGATAATTTAAAAAAAGAAATTTTCTATATAAGAAATATCTATAAGGATGAAAAAATTATAGATTATCAAAAAAAATATGATGAGGTAAAATCAGATCTTTTTAGATTGCTTATTCAATCATCAATTAAAAATATAGATAATAGAACTCAATTAAAATCAAATAATATTAAAGTTAAATCAAACACTTCTAAAAATAGATTTTTGCAAATGGTCAATAAAGCAAAAGAATATATTAAATTAGGAGATATATTTCAGGTAGTTTTAAGTCAAAGATTTGAAGCTAAGCTAACAAAAAAACCAATTGATATTTATAAAAAACTTAGAGTGACTAACCCTTCACCTTTTATGTTTTTTTTCAATTTCAATGATTTTCAAATTATTGGTGCTAGCCCAGAAATACTGGTGAGACTAAGGGATAACAAAATCACTGTAAGACCAATCGCTGGAACAAGACCTAGAGGTAAAACATTGAGCGAGGATCGTTTTTATGAAAAAGATCTTCTTCAAGATAAAAAGGAGCTTTCAGAGCATTTAATGTTATTGGATTTAGGCAGAAATGATGCTGGTAAAGTTTCAAAAATTAATACTGTAAAAGTAACAGAGAGCTTTATTATTGAAAAGTATTCTCACGTAATGCACATAGTATCTAATGTTATCGGTGTATATGATAAGAAGTTTTCAAAATTTAAATCACTTCTAGCTGGTTTTCCTGCAGGAACTGTTTCTGGCGCACCAAAAATTAGAGCTATGGAAATAATTGATGAATTAGAGACAACTAAGAGAAAAGTTTACGCTGGTGGTATTGGCTATTTTTCAGCAAATGGTGAATTTGATACTTGTATAGCTTTAAGAACAGCTGTAGCTAAAAAAGATAAATTCTATGTTCAAGCTGGTGCTGGAATTGTTGCTGATAGCAAACCTTTAAAAGAGTATGAAGAAACTGTAAATAAAGCGAAAGCTTTGATTAATGCTTTAAAATGA
- a CDS encoding anthranilate synthase component II translates to MKKIILIDNYDSFTFNLYHYLSSLKVKVDVIRNDQITSNQILKKRYNKIVISPGPGNPNQSGNCLKIVKSLYKKIPILGVCLGHQIIGQVFGSKIIQAKRLMHGKTSKIISKKKGILKNLPKSFEATRYHSLIIDKKSLSKHLEITAESKDGLIMGVQHKKYNVHGVQFHPESIKTKLGIKILKNFIKI, encoded by the coding sequence ATGAAAAAAATAATTCTTATAGATAATTACGATAGTTTTACTTTCAATCTTTATCATTACTTATCATCATTGAAAGTGAAGGTAGATGTTATAAGAAATGATCAGATTACATCTAATCAAATATTAAAAAAAAGATATAATAAGATTGTAATCTCACCAGGTCCAGGTAATCCTAATCAATCAGGTAATTGTTTAAAGATAGTAAAATCTTTATATAAAAAAATCCCAATACTTGGAGTTTGTCTTGGGCATCAAATAATAGGACAAGTATTTGGTTCTAAAATTATTCAAGCTAAAAGACTAATGCATGGTAAAACAAGTAAAATAATCTCAAAAAAAAAGGGAATTTTAAAAAATCTTCCAAAATCATTTGAAGCAACACGCTATCACAGCTTAATTATTGATAAAAAATCACTATCAAAACACCTTGAAATCACGGCTGAGAGTAAAGATGGTTTAATTATGGGTGTTCAACATAAAAAATATAATGTTCATGGAGTGCAATTTCACCCTGAAAGTATTAAAACTAAATTAGGTATTAAAATTTTAAAAAATTTTATTAAAATTTAA
- a CDS encoding indole-3-glycerol-phosphate synthase: MSENILEKIIKKKIEKIENSKKNFSIDTLNELIEKNKTFVNFKEKIKKNIKENKFSIIAEIKKASPSAGVIINDYDPVKIANIYNDNKATCLSVLTEENFFLGDLTHISQIKQNINLPILCKDFFVDKFQISLAKSHGADAILIILAGVSESLANELYEEALKLNMSVIVEVHTVEEAKQALKFEDALIGINNRNLKTLKTDINTTFDIHDVLVNHKGPLISESGIKNKDELLELSNKTSIKTFLIGESLLKNLENNSIFSVL, translated from the coding sequence ATGTCTGAAAATATACTCGAAAAGATTATTAAAAAAAAAATAGAAAAAATTGAAAATTCTAAAAAAAATTTTTCAATAGATACATTAAATGAATTAATAGAAAAAAATAAAACTTTTGTTAATTTTAAAGAAAAAATTAAAAAAAATATTAAGGAAAACAAATTTTCAATTATTGCTGAGATCAAAAAAGCTAGTCCTTCTGCAGGTGTAATCATAAATGATTATGACCCTGTTAAAATAGCTAATATATATAATGACAATAAAGCTACTTGTTTATCGGTTTTGACTGAGGAAAATTTTTTTTTAGGAGATTTAACACATATAAGTCAAATTAAACAAAATATTAATTTACCAATTCTTTGTAAGGACTTTTTTGTAGATAAATTTCAAATTTCATTAGCAAAAAGTCATGGAGCAGATGCAATATTAATTATATTAGCTGGTGTAAGTGAAAGTCTTGCGAATGAGTTATATGAAGAAGCACTTAAATTAAATATGTCTGTGATAGTTGAGGTACATACAGTTGAGGAGGCAAAACAAGCTTTAAAATTTGAAGATGCATTAATTGGCATCAATAATAGGAACTTAAAGACACTTAAAACCGATATAAATACAACTTTTGATATTCATGATGTTTTAGTTAATCATAAAGGTCCATTAATTTCTGAAAGTGGAATTAAAAATAAAGATGAACTATTAGAACTCTCTAATAAAACATCTATTAAAACTTTTCTAATTGGTGAATCACTTTTGAAAAATTTGGAAAATAATTCTATTTTCTCAGTTCTTTAG
- the tpiA gene encoding triose-phosphate isomerase, with the protein MTNKYMYFIANWKMFGGLSTLNSLTKVIKFLKIFKKSKNTKIIYCPPNTLIHPMFKKIMNSKIQVGAQNCHESLTYGASTGSINSTMLKNVGAKYVILGHSENRESGETDKLINTKIKAATKSGLKVIFCIGETLGQKRKKITNKILLKQITLGLQKVKRRKNIVIAYEPVWSIGTGVIPKSDDLFKTINFIKKKVKNIKVLYGGSVNPKNINELKLIKNIDGFLIGGASQDPKKFIDIIKKTYN; encoded by the coding sequence ATGACAAATAAATATATGTATTTTATCGCAAATTGGAAAATGTTTGGTGGATTAAGTACATTAAATTCACTTACTAAAGTAATTAAATTTTTGAAAATTTTTAAAAAGTCAAAAAATACTAAAATAATTTATTGCCCACCGAATACATTAATTCACCCAATGTTTAAGAAGATCATGAATTCCAAAATTCAAGTTGGAGCTCAAAATTGTCATGAAAGTCTTACATATGGTGCTTCAACCGGTTCTATAAATTCTACGATGTTAAAGAATGTTGGAGCCAAATATGTTATTCTAGGTCATTCAGAAAATCGTGAGTCTGGTGAGACAGATAAATTAATTAATACTAAGATTAAAGCAGCAACTAAATCAGGTTTAAAAGTTATTTTTTGTATCGGTGAAACTTTAGGTCAAAAAAGAAAAAAAATTACTAACAAAATTTTATTAAAGCAAATTACATTAGGTCTGCAAAAAGTTAAGAGAAGAAAAAATATTGTTATTGCTTATGAACCTGTGTGGTCAATTGGGACAGGTGTTATACCTAAATCAGATGACTTATTTAAAACTATTAATTTTATTAAAAAGAAAGTTAAAAATATTAAAGTTTTATATGGGGGTTCGGTAAATCCAAAAAATATAAATGAATTAAAATTAATAAAAAATATTGATGGATTTCTAATAGGAGGAGCTTCACAAGATCCCAAAAAATTTATTGATATAATCAAAAAAACATATAATTAA
- the gltX gene encoding glutamate--tRNA ligase, with product MKKVATRFAPSPTGALHIGGVRTALFNWLYSKNQNGKFHLRVEDTDKERSKDEYKDQIIQSLKWIGINYDGEEYIQSEKVSNHVKVANELLKNGYAYKCYCSSEEIEEQKKRARQKKIPYIYDRKWRDKKESDAPKDIKPVIRFKSKIDGTSILKDLVQGDVEIDNNTIEDFIILRNDGTPTYNLSASVDDHQMNMTHIIRGDDHKINTFKQMQIYQAMKWDLPSFAHIPLIHTIEGKKLSKRDQASTLDDYSKIGIMPDALRNYLLRLGWSYKDKEIFTIEESIKFFNLEGIGKSPSKLDMSRILSMNEHYIKNIDEDDLFNQLTEYCKLYKSEIQSDKKDKIKKSLTFLKNKAKTLEDIFNNGQYIIKDKVDFNKDDLKLIDDKAKKVISDFKSQFEKIDLPSREILEPIVNEIIKSHGTNFKGVGQPLRIVLTGSKFGPGIYDIILSLGKEEVQKRLSAKIA from the coding sequence ATGAAAAAAGTAGCAACTAGATTTGCTCCCTCGCCTACTGGTGCATTACATATTGGTGGTGTTAGAACAGCTTTATTTAATTGGTTATACTCCAAGAATCAAAATGGAAAATTTCATTTAAGGGTGGAAGATACAGATAAAGAAAGATCTAAAGATGAATATAAAGATCAAATAATACAATCTCTTAAATGGATTGGTATCAACTATGATGGAGAAGAATATATTCAATCAGAAAAAGTAAGCAACCACGTTAAAGTTGCAAATGAGCTTCTTAAGAATGGTTATGCATATAAATGTTATTGTTCAAGTGAAGAAATAGAAGAACAAAAAAAAAGAGCTAGACAAAAAAAGATTCCTTATATTTATGACAGAAAATGGAGAGATAAAAAAGAATCTGATGCTCCCAAAGATATTAAACCTGTCATAAGATTTAAAAGTAAGATTGATGGAACATCGATTTTGAAAGATTTAGTTCAAGGTGATGTTGAAATTGATAATAATACAATCGAAGATTTTATTATCTTAAGAAATGACGGGACCCCTACATATAATTTATCTGCATCCGTAGACGATCACCAAATGAATATGACACATATTATTAGAGGTGACGATCATAAAATAAACACCTTTAAACAAATGCAAATTTATCAAGCCATGAAATGGGATTTACCCTCATTTGCTCACATACCATTGATACATACAATAGAGGGAAAGAAACTATCAAAGCGAGATCAGGCTTCTACATTAGATGATTATTCCAAAATAGGTATCATGCCAGATGCTCTTCGAAACTACCTTTTAAGACTAGGCTGGTCTTACAAAGATAAAGAAATATTCACAATAGAGGAAAGTATAAAATTTTTTAATTTAGAAGGTATCGGTAAATCTCCCTCTAAACTTGATATGAGTAGAATTTTATCAATGAATGAACACTATATTAAAAATATTGATGAGGATGATTTATTCAACCAATTAACTGAATATTGCAAATTATATAAAAGTGAAATTCAATCAGATAAAAAAGATAAGATTAAAAAATCTCTTACCTTCCTAAAAAATAAAGCAAAAACTTTGGAGGATATATTTAATAATGGTCAATATATTATAAAAGACAAGGTAGATTTTAATAAAGATGATCTTAAATTAATTGACGATAAAGCTAAAAAAGTAATTTCTGATTTTAAGAGTCAGTTTGAAAAAATAGACCTGCCCTCTAGAGAAATTTTAGAACCAATAGTAAACGAGATTATAAAATCGCATGGCACAAATTTTAAAGGTGTTGGACAACCACTAAGGATTGTTCTAACTGGTTCAAAGTTTGGACCTGGTATATATGATATTATTTTATCATTAGGAAAAGAAGAAGTTCAGAAACGATTAAGTGCTAAGATAGCTTGA
- a CDS encoding SurA N-terminal domain-containing protein, with translation MIGSFRNFAKTKFAGILVFIMIIPFVFWGMGSMFSSGNTNSIVKINESNVSTEEFIDYLNNSGIPQKTIRENLNNNIIEELLSGLVSTKILDLEIREYDLIISKETLLKMIKKNKNFLDDQGNFQRLKYEKFLLENNQSAPQFELRLKNRELQKNLFSFVGAGTVSPKFLVKKLYEEQNKKLEIDFINLDKFYKKKGDFTDNDLKKFLEENKENLKVDYLDFEYSIINPKNLIGVDEFNQSFFDKIDQIEIDISNEVPFNSIVSNLNLKSTKVKDFLFSSDKNEVEKKIFELKGTDFDIFELGDDYVLYKIQKNESREPDITNSQTKEEILDLIFQKNKFDYNTNLIEKIKNNEFNDNEFIQMGQQNIKTAKLNSIRDNKKFDINAVKILYSLPINSFTLINDEKENIYLAKVKDYQVELTDNNNEIIDYTNKQNSNLKNNMLKSYDLYLNSRYNVTLNQKTIERVKNFFQ, from the coding sequence ATGATAGGTAGTTTTAGAAATTTTGCCAAAACAAAGTTTGCTGGGATATTAGTTTTCATAATGATCATTCCTTTTGTTTTTTGGGGTATGGGAAGTATGTTCAGTAGTGGAAATACAAACTCAATTGTTAAAATAAATGAGTCTAACGTTTCTACGGAAGAATTTATTGATTACTTAAATAATTCTGGAATTCCTCAAAAGACAATAAGAGAAAACTTAAATAATAATATTATTGAGGAATTATTGTCTGGATTGGTTTCGACAAAAATTTTAGATCTAGAAATTAGGGAATATGATTTAATTATTTCAAAAGAAACACTACTTAAAATGATTAAAAAAAATAAAAATTTTTTAGATGATCAAGGAAATTTTCAAAGACTTAAATATGAAAAGTTTTTACTTGAAAATAATCAATCAGCACCGCAATTTGAATTACGTCTTAAAAATCGTGAATTACAAAAAAACTTGTTCAGTTTTGTAGGTGCCGGAACTGTTTCACCAAAGTTTTTAGTAAAAAAGCTTTATGAAGAGCAAAATAAAAAATTAGAAATAGATTTCATTAACTTGGATAAATTCTATAAAAAAAAAGGTGATTTTACTGATAATGATTTAAAAAAATTCCTAGAGGAAAATAAAGAGAATTTAAAAGTTGATTATCTTGATTTTGAATACTCAATAATTAATCCAAAAAATTTAATAGGTGTTGATGAATTTAATCAATCTTTTTTTGATAAAATTGATCAAATTGAGATTGATATTTCTAACGAAGTTCCATTCAACTCGATTGTTTCAAATCTAAATCTTAAATCCACAAAGGTTAAAGATTTTTTATTTTCATCTGATAAAAATGAAGTTGAAAAAAAAATTTTTGAATTAAAAGGAACTGATTTTGATATTTTTGAATTAGGTGATGATTATGTTTTATACAAAATTCAAAAAAACGAAAGTAGAGAGCCCGATATAACAAACAGTCAAACTAAAGAAGAAATTTTAGATTTAATTTTTCAGAAGAATAAATTTGATTACAATACTAATTTAATAGAAAAAATTAAGAATAATGAATTTAATGATAACGAATTTATACAAATGGGCCAACAAAATATCAAAACAGCAAAATTAAATTCAATAAGAGACAACAAAAAATTTGATATTAACGCAGTCAAAATTTTATATTCTTTACCAATTAATTCATTCACTTTAATAAATGATGAAAAAGAAAATATTTACTTGGCTAAAGTCAAAGATTACCAAGTTGAACTAACTGATAATAACAATGAAATTATAGATTATACAAATAAACAAAATTCGAATTTAAAAAATAATATGTTAAAGTCTTATGATCTATATCTTAATAGTAGATATAATGTTACTTTAAACCAAAAAACAATAGAACGAGTTAAGAATTTCTTTCAATGA
- the trpD gene encoding anthranilate phosphoribosyltransferase has product MKQFIDKIKNKEDLSFEESKAAFELLMEGKANEQEIFDFLTLLSAKGEVSDEIAGGVYVLRDKSKRVNVDNCVDTCGTGGDGMNTLNISTASALLLASMGVKVAKHGNKAVSSKCGSGDVLEALNININLEPENIEAQINKNNFGFMFAPNYHSAMKYVGPTRKKIGKRTIFNMIGPLSSPALVKRQVVGVFEKKLLKTFANALKNLDIKFAWIVNSEDGLDEISPYAKTNIIQLKNNVISEIIIDPKEFNVNADKFENLIGDDAKFNANKMIEIFEGKDNDFSKAVCLNAAAGLIVNETHEDFSEAYNNARKHILSNKVIQHLEKIQNV; this is encoded by the coding sequence ATGAAACAATTCATAGATAAAATTAAGAATAAAGAAGATCTCTCTTTTGAAGAAAGTAAGGCAGCTTTTGAATTATTGATGGAGGGTAAAGCAAACGAACAGGAAATATTTGATTTTTTAACGCTCTTGTCGGCTAAAGGTGAGGTTTCAGATGAAATTGCTGGTGGTGTTTACGTGCTTAGAGACAAGTCAAAAAGAGTTAATGTAGATAATTGTGTTGATACATGCGGAACTGGTGGTGATGGAATGAATACACTTAATATTTCTACTGCCTCTGCATTATTACTCGCCAGTATGGGTGTTAAAGTAGCAAAACACGGAAATAAAGCAGTGTCATCTAAATGTGGATCTGGAGATGTTTTAGAAGCTCTAAATATTAACATTAATTTAGAACCAGAAAATATTGAGGCTCAAATTAATAAAAATAATTTTGGTTTCATGTTTGCTCCTAATTACCATAGTGCAATGAAGTATGTTGGCCCCACTCGAAAAAAAATTGGCAAAAGAACAATCTTTAATATGATTGGACCTTTAAGTAGTCCAGCCTTGGTAAAAAGACAAGTTGTTGGTGTCTTTGAAAAAAAACTATTAAAAACATTTGCTAATGCTTTAAAAAATTTAGATATTAAATTTGCATGGATCGTTAATAGTGAAGATGGTTTAGATGAAATTTCACCATATGCTAAAACAAATATTATTCAATTAAAAAACAACGTTATATCTGAAATTATCATTGATCCGAAAGAATTTAATGTAAATGCAGATAAATTTGAAAATCTAATTGGAGATGATGCAAAATTCAATGCAAATAAAATGATTGAAATATTTGAGGGTAAGGATAATGATTTTTCTAAAGCTGTATGTCTAAATGCTGCAGCAGGATTAATTGTAAATGAAACTCATGAAGATTTTAGCGAAGCTTATAACAACGCCAGAAAACATATTTTATCAAATAAAGTAATCCAACATTTAGAAAAAATTCAAAATGTCTGA
- the lpxB gene encoding lipid-A-disaccharide synthase yields the protein MKKIFILTGEPSGDKLASTVVSKLQQNHSNIEYLSVGGSHLNKLGVKSIYDLKEVTYIGFTSVILNLFKIRNKINETVKKIIKFNPDILFSVDSPDFTLRVAEKVKSINPNIKTIHYVAPQVWVWRESRVKNFKKFLDHVLLLFNFEKKYFDKEDIKNTFVGHPLLENKENVKTNLSNIIDDNKKIISLFAGSRSSETNILLPILVNFIKLMNEKFNEYNFVFHATDQNKDLIKNEIKKTNYNNVEVISDENIKSKILSNSIFAVAKSGTVSLEICNAKVPSIIIYKMNFINFLIVKFLVKTKYANIINIINQKEIIPELIQKECNSKEIFRSVAYFLKNPELMKKQILDVSNTLNEIKSKTSSSSEASTVVSSYLST from the coding sequence ATGAAAAAAATTTTTATATTAACTGGTGAACCTTCTGGAGATAAATTAGCATCTACAGTTGTTTCTAAGCTTCAACAAAATCATTCAAATATAGAATATCTAAGTGTTGGAGGCTCTCATTTAAACAAACTTGGTGTTAAATCAATATATGATCTTAAGGAAGTAACCTACATTGGTTTTACAAGTGTAATTTTAAATTTATTTAAAATCAGAAATAAAATAAATGAAACTGTAAAAAAAATAATTAAATTTAATCCTGATATTCTATTTAGTGTAGATAGTCCAGATTTCACCCTAAGAGTTGCTGAAAAAGTAAAAAGTATAAATCCTAATATTAAAACAATACATTATGTTGCACCACAAGTATGGGTATGGCGAGAAAGTAGGGTTAAAAATTTTAAAAAGTTTTTAGACCATGTTTTATTATTATTCAATTTTGAAAAGAAATACTTTGATAAAGAAGATATTAAGAACACTTTCGTTGGTCATCCTTTACTTGAAAATAAAGAGAATGTTAAAACAAATTTATCAAATATAATTGATGACAATAAAAAAATTATATCTTTATTCGCTGGAAGCCGATCATCTGAAACCAATATTCTTTTACCAATTTTAGTAAACTTTATTAAATTAATGAATGAAAAATTTAATGAATATAATTTTGTTTTTCATGCGACTGATCAAAACAAAGATTTAATAAAAAATGAGATTAAAAAAACAAACTACAATAATGTTGAAGTTATATCTGACGAGAATATAAAATCTAAAATACTATCAAATTCTATATTTGCTGTAGCAAAATCAGGAACTGTTTCTCTTGAAATTTGTAATGCAAAAGTTCCATCTATTATTATTTATAAAATGAATTTTATTAATTTTTTAATTGTAAAATTTTTAGTAAAAACAAAATATGCAAATATAATTAATATAATTAACCAAAAAGAAATAATTCCAGAATTAATTCAAAAAGAATGTAATTCAAAAGAAATTTTTAGATCTGTAGCATATTTTTTAAAAAACCCTGAGCTTATGAAAAAACAAATTCTTGACGTGAGCAATACTTTAAATGAAATCAAATCTAAAACTTCTTCATCTTCAGAAGCTTCAACAGTAGTTTCAAGCTATCTTAGCACTTAA
- the secG gene encoding preprotein translocase subunit SecG, which translates to MENILLVLNIILALVLVLLVLMQKSEGGALGIGVSQENMMFSKSAGNFMTKATGVVATLFIICSLALTIVSRGDLTPSSSVLDQVEEDTPTIPENNN; encoded by the coding sequence ATGGAAAACATATTGTTAGTGTTAAATATCATTCTAGCTTTAGTTTTAGTTTTGTTAGTTTTAATGCAAAAATCTGAAGGTGGAGCTCTTGGAATCGGAGTTTCTCAGGAAAACATGATGTTTTCAAAGTCAGCAGGAAATTTTATGACAAAAGCAACCGGTGTTGTTGCAACTCTATTTATCATATGCAGTTTAGCTTTAACGATCGTATCTAGAGGTGATTTAACACCTTCTAGCTCAGTTTTAGATCAAGTTGAAGAAGATACACCAACGATCCCAGAAAATAATAATTAA
- the lexA gene encoding transcriptional repressor LexA: MLTKKQKNLLLFINKKLRSSGVSPSYEEMKASLNLKSKSGIHRLISALEERGFIKRLAHKARALEVIKLPETASANDIYNNFSPSVIKGGLDEENLSSDDVEVPVLGKIAAGTPVEAIQNEVSRIPLPSNLEKNGDYFGLKVQGDSMIEAGIHEGDTVIIKRTDTADNGKIVVALIDEHEAMLKRIRKKGKVVALESANKNYETKIFGPDRVKVQGVLVSLYRNF; the protein is encoded by the coding sequence ATGCTAACAAAAAAACAAAAAAACCTGCTCTTATTCATCAACAAGAAGTTGAGAAGCTCTGGTGTTTCTCCTTCTTATGAAGAAATGAAAGCTTCATTAAACCTTAAATCTAAGTCTGGAATTCATAGACTTATAAGTGCTTTAGAAGAAAGAGGTTTTATTAAAAGACTTGCTCATAAAGCAAGAGCATTAGAAGTAATTAAATTGCCAGAAACGGCCTCTGCAAATGACATTTATAACAATTTTTCACCAAGTGTTATTAAAGGTGGTTTAGATGAGGAAAATTTATCCTCAGATGATGTTGAGGTGCCAGTTTTAGGAAAAATTGCTGCTGGAACACCTGTTGAAGCTATTCAAAATGAGGTTTCAAGAATACCTTTGCCAAGTAATTTAGAGAAAAATGGAGACTATTTTGGTTTAAAAGTTCAAGGAGACTCTATGATTGAAGCTGGAATTCATGAGGGTGATACAGTAATTATTAAAAGAACAGATACAGCTGATAATGGAAAAATTGTTGTTGCTTTAATTGATGAGCATGAAGCAATGTTAAAAAGAATTAGGAAAAAAGGTAAAGTTGTTGCTTTAGAGAGTGCCAACAAAAATTATGAAACTAAAATATTTGGACCTGATAGAGTAAAAGTTCAGGGTGTATTAGTATCTTTATATAGAAACTTCTAA